A single genomic interval of Xyrauchen texanus isolate HMW12.3.18 chromosome 40, RBS_HiC_50CHRs, whole genome shotgun sequence harbors:
- the LOC127633913 gene encoding leucine-rich repeat-containing protein 18-like: MVKGKKKLNDPSGRKITLKMAKKALKVTIDGKRRLDLSNMDIETFPKCILKLCDVDELDLSRNLLKKIPDTIDRFVNLRWLDLHSNHLEQIPSAIGRMHNLYNLNLCNNHLTTSGLPHELGLLRNLWILNLGMNRIETLPPSMAALKELRELGLFNNLLTHLPKCLQSLPKLQKVNIKSNPIATDDPQEVESIQRVDCLYLVREDYLCVDCLKRCKEERERLDIHVSAAFTQKKSIFGGLITPNSVAQENQAVWR, translated from the coding sequence ATGGTGAAGGGGAAGAAGAAATTAAATGATCCGTCAGGTAGAAAAATCACACTCAAGATGGCAAAGAAAGCTCTGAAGGTAACTATAGATGGCAAACGTCGTCTGGACCTCAGCAACATGGACATTGAAACCTTCCCAAAGTGCATATTAAAGCTCTGCGATGTAGATGAGCTGGACCTCAGCCGCAACTTGCTCAAGAAGATTCCAGACACAATTGACAGGTTTGTTAACCTTCGGTGGCTGGACCTGCACAGCAACCATTTGGAGCAGATACCTTCAGCTATAGGACGTATGCATAACCTCTACAATCTCAATCTATGCAACAACCATCTGACCACATCGGGCCTGCCGCATGAGCTGGGGCTCCTGAGGAACCTATGGATCCTCAATCTGGGAATGAACCGCATTGAGACCCTCCCTCCCTCCATGGCTGCTCTCAAAGAGCTTCGGGAGCTGGGGCTTTTCAACAACCTCTTGACACATTTGCCCAagtgcctccagagcctcccaaaaCTACAAAAGGTGAACATCAAGTCTAACCCCATCGCTACAGATGACCCTCAAGAGGTGGAATCCATCCAGAGAGTGGATTGTCTGTACTTAGTGAGGGAGGACTATCTGTGTGTCGACTGCTTGAAAAGGTGTAAGGAGGAAAGGGAGAGGTTAGACATTCATGTGAGTGCAGCTTTTACACAAAAGAAGTCCATCTTTGGTGGGCTTATTACACCAAATTCTGTAGCACAAGAGAATCAGGCTGTATGGAGGTGA